In Candidatus Binatia bacterium, the following proteins share a genomic window:
- a CDS encoding glucose-6-phosphate dehydrogenase assembly protein OpcA, which yields MSEPAPSVDAAGFTAYPAKPVDIEQIERELTAMWSEPPAGADAAPVTRACMSNLIVFAPDRDAASRLGDEIVPLVEHHPSRVLMLVVDPAKDGDQVEAYVSALCHLGDGGRQVCSEHVVITSSDRMLRRLPSVVRPLILGDLPTALWWTGATPPSRGGELFRELAEVASQVIFDSLEWDDQERAFVDTATWSAGVPRGNGVSDLAWTRLGPWRSLVSQALDPAVAPGALDTLLEVEVEHGARTGPQAWLLVGWLADRLRWKVQSARRLGPRRFEWIFTTRTPIEVRAVTRPGDADPPDAFATRLCWGKQQDPTEVRVVCHGGERIAIASRGTPTHGVIVPSRSRAAMVAQEMADLGHDAVYRSSLEIARRLVDEVNA from the coding sequence GTGAGCGAGCCCGCGCCCAGCGTCGACGCGGCCGGCTTCACCGCGTACCCGGCGAAGCCCGTCGACATCGAGCAGATCGAGCGCGAGCTGACCGCGATGTGGAGCGAGCCGCCGGCCGGCGCGGACGCCGCGCCGGTGACGCGCGCCTGCATGTCGAACCTGATCGTCTTCGCGCCGGATCGCGACGCCGCCTCGCGCCTCGGCGACGAGATCGTCCCGCTCGTCGAGCACCACCCGTCGCGCGTCCTGATGCTGGTCGTCGACCCGGCGAAGGACGGAGACCAGGTCGAGGCGTACGTCTCGGCGCTCTGCCACCTCGGCGACGGCGGACGTCAGGTATGCTCCGAGCACGTCGTGATCACGTCGTCCGACCGGATGCTGCGCCGCCTGCCGTCGGTCGTGCGGCCGCTGATCCTGGGCGACCTGCCGACGGCGCTCTGGTGGACGGGCGCGACGCCGCCGTCGCGCGGCGGAGAGCTGTTCCGCGAGCTCGCCGAGGTCGCGAGCCAGGTGATCTTCGACAGCCTCGAGTGGGACGATCAGGAGCGCGCCTTCGTCGACACCGCGACGTGGTCCGCGGGCGTGCCGCGCGGCAACGGCGTCTCGGACCTCGCCTGGACGCGTCTCGGACCGTGGCGGAGCCTCGTCAGCCAGGCGCTCGATCCCGCGGTCGCGCCGGGCGCGCTCGACACGCTGCTCGAGGTCGAGGTCGAGCACGGCGCGCGGACCGGTCCGCAGGCGTGGCTGCTCGTCGGCTGGCTCGCCGATCGGTTGCGCTGGAAGGTGCAGAGCGCGCGGCGGCTCGGGCCGCGCCGCTTCGAGTGGATCTTCACCACGCGCACCCCCATCGAGGTGCGCGCGGTGACGCGGCCGGGCGACGCGGACCCGCCCGACGCGTTCGCGACCCGGCTGTGCTGGGGCAAGCAACAGGACCCGACCGAGGTGCGCGTCGTGTGCCACGGCGGCGAGCGGATCGCGATCGCGTCGCGCGGCACGCCGACGCACGGCGTGATCGTGCCGTCGCGCAGCCGCGCGGCGATGGTCGCACAGGAGATGGCCGACCTCGGCCACGACGCGGTCTACCGCTCGAGCCTGGAGATCGCGCGCCGTCTGGTCGACGAGGTGAACGCTTGA
- the tal gene encoding transaldolase: MSNPLLEIRKYGQSIWYDNIRRGIITSGQLQSMIDNDGLRGITSNPAIFEKAVVESSDYQHAMKALVLQGVGTAVDIYERLAIEDISWAADMLHGVYDESNGRDGYVSFEVAPALANDTKGTVEYARRVHRLIGRDNVLIKVPGTPEGMPAITQLISEGISVNVTLLFSVDAYEACANAYMEGLERYAASGRDPGRVASVASFFISRIDTLVDEKLEKLLETTTDAAKRKQIEGLLGRVAVANGILAYERYKQLIATDRWKALAAKGAQTQRVLWASTSTKNPKYPKTKYVDELIAPDTVNTIPEETFVEYRKNGKPSPGLAEGWERHLANAREVMSTLDAVGISMKDVTDQLLREGIKKFIDPFDKLIATIESKRRMLQAA; this comes from the coding sequence ATGAGCAACCCGTTGTTGGAGATTCGCAAGTACGGTCAGAGCATCTGGTACGACAACATCCGCCGCGGGATCATCACGTCGGGGCAGCTCCAGTCGATGATCGACAACGACGGGCTGCGGGGGATCACGTCGAATCCGGCGATCTTCGAGAAGGCGGTGGTCGAGAGCAGCGACTACCAGCACGCCATGAAGGCGCTCGTCCTGCAGGGCGTCGGCACCGCGGTCGACATCTACGAGCGCCTCGCGATCGAGGACATCTCGTGGGCGGCCGACATGCTCCATGGAGTGTACGACGAGAGCAACGGCCGCGACGGCTACGTGAGCTTCGAGGTGGCGCCCGCTCTGGCGAACGACACCAAGGGCACCGTCGAGTACGCGCGGCGTGTGCACCGCCTGATCGGCCGCGACAACGTCCTGATCAAGGTCCCGGGCACGCCCGAGGGCATGCCCGCGATCACGCAGCTGATCAGCGAGGGCATCAGCGTCAACGTCACGCTGCTGTTCTCGGTCGACGCCTACGAGGCGTGCGCCAACGCCTACATGGAAGGGCTCGAGCGCTACGCCGCGAGCGGACGTGATCCGGGCCGCGTCGCGAGCGTCGCGAGCTTCTTCATCAGCCGCATCGACACGCTGGTCGACGAGAAGCTCGAGAAGCTGCTCGAGACGACGACCGACGCCGCGAAGCGCAAGCAGATCGAGGGGCTGCTCGGCCGCGTCGCGGTGGCGAACGGCATCCTCGCCTACGAGCGTTACAAGCAGCTGATCGCGACCGACCGCTGGAAGGCGCTCGCCGCGAAGGGCGCGCAGACGCAGCGCGTGCTCTGGGCGAGCACCAGCACCAAGAACCCGAAGTACCCGAAGACCAAGTACGTCGACGAGCTCATCGCGCCCGACACCGTCAATACCATCCCCGAGGAGACCTTCGTCGAGTACCGCAAGAACGGCAAGCCGTCGCCGGGTCTCGCCGAGGGCTGGGAGCGTCACCTGGCGAACGCGCGCGAGGTGATGTCGACCCTCGACGCGGTCGGGATCTCGATGAAGGACGTCACCGATCAGCTCCTGCGCGAGGGCATCAAGAAGTTCATCGACCCGTTCGACAAGCTGATCGCCACGATCGAGAGCAAGCGACGCATGCTGCAGGCGGCGTAG
- a CDS encoding mercuric reductase, giving the protein MSHGATAHGARGDARPHGGPQLLLDDPHDRELVANVHPSDWVNPQPARRYNLVVLGAGTAGLVCAAGAAGLGAKVALVERDLMGGDCLNVGCVPSKCLIRSSRAVADLRSAGELGVRVPPGAEVDFAAVMERLRRIRARISPHDSARRFRDELGVDVFLGSARFVAEDAVQVDGKVLRFKHAVIATGARAAAPEIPGLAEVGYLTNESVFALTERPRRLAVIGGGPIGCELAQALRRLGSEVTLLHDRTRLLPRDDPDAAEVLERALARDGVELLLGARVTRVLRRGADKVLVWATDDRSGELAVDEVLVGVGRAPNVEGLDLERAGIEWDERRGVHVDDQLRTANPRVFAAGDVCMERKFTHAADFAARIVIQNALFRGRKKLSALTIPWCTYTDPEIAHVGLTEEEARRRGVALTTFVVRLADVDRAIADGEEDGFVKIHVARGSDRIVGATIVARHAGEMISEITTAMVGKVGLGTLANVIHPYPTQAEAIRKAGDAYNRTRLTPTVKRLFSAWLRWTR; this is encoded by the coding sequence ATGAGCCACGGCGCAACCGCGCACGGCGCCCGCGGGGATGCGCGCCCGCACGGGGGACCGCAGCTTCTCCTCGACGATCCGCACGACCGCGAGCTGGTGGCGAACGTCCACCCGTCGGACTGGGTCAATCCGCAGCCGGCGCGGCGCTACAACCTCGTCGTGCTCGGCGCGGGGACCGCGGGGCTCGTCTGCGCGGCGGGGGCCGCCGGGCTCGGCGCGAAGGTCGCGCTCGTCGAGCGCGATCTGATGGGCGGCGACTGCCTGAACGTCGGCTGCGTCCCGTCGAAGTGCCTGATCCGCTCGTCGCGCGCGGTCGCCGACCTGCGCTCCGCGGGCGAGCTCGGCGTGCGCGTGCCGCCCGGCGCCGAGGTCGACTTCGCCGCGGTGATGGAGCGGCTGCGCCGCATCCGCGCGCGCATCAGCCCGCACGACTCGGCGCGCCGCTTTCGCGACGAGCTCGGCGTCGACGTCTTCCTCGGCAGCGCGCGCTTCGTCGCGGAAGACGCGGTGCAGGTCGACGGCAAGGTGCTGCGCTTCAAGCACGCGGTGATCGCGACCGGCGCGCGCGCCGCGGCGCCCGAGATTCCCGGGCTCGCCGAGGTCGGCTACCTGACCAACGAGAGCGTGTTCGCGCTCACCGAGCGCCCGCGCCGCCTCGCGGTGATCGGCGGCGGCCCGATCGGCTGCGAGCTCGCGCAGGCGCTTCGCCGCCTCGGCTCCGAGGTGACGCTGCTGCACGACCGCACGCGCCTGCTGCCGCGCGACGATCCGGATGCGGCCGAGGTGCTCGAGCGCGCGCTCGCGCGCGACGGCGTCGAGCTCCTGCTCGGCGCGCGCGTGACCCGCGTCCTCCGCCGCGGTGCGGACAAGGTGCTCGTCTGGGCGACCGACGACCGCAGCGGCGAGCTCGCGGTCGACGAGGTGCTCGTCGGCGTCGGACGCGCGCCGAACGTCGAGGGCCTCGACCTCGAGCGCGCCGGGATCGAGTGGGACGAGCGCCGCGGCGTCCACGTCGACGACCAGCTGCGCACCGCGAACCCGCGCGTCTTCGCGGCGGGCGACGTCTGCATGGAGCGCAAGTTCACGCACGCCGCCGACTTCGCGGCGCGCATCGTGATCCAGAACGCGCTCTTCCGCGGCCGCAAGAAGCTCTCGGCGCTCACCATCCCGTGGTGCACCTACACCGATCCGGAGATCGCCCACGTCGGGCTCACCGAAGAGGAAGCGCGCCGGCGCGGCGTCGCGCTGACGACCTTCGTCGTCCGCCTCGCCGACGTCGACCGCGCGATCGCGGACGGCGAGGAGGACGGCTTCGTCAAGATCCACGTCGCACGGGGCAGCGACCGGATCGTCGGCGCGACCATCGTCGCGCGCCACGCCGGCGAGATGATCAGCGAGATCACGACCGCCATGGTCGGCAAGGTCGGGCTCGGCACGCTCGCCAACGTGATCCACCCCTACCCGACCCAGGCGGAGGCGATCCGCAAGGCGGGCGACGCCTACAATCGCACGCGCCTCACGCCGACCGTGAAGCGTCTGTTCTCGGCCTGGCTGCGCTGGACGCGCTGA
- the glk gene encoding glucokinase: MSTTETILAGDLGGTKTLLALFRERQERFALIREKSFPSRAHENFEEILDAFLAEGPPEKIDAACFDVAGPVFEGRVRTTNLPWTLDERLLADKLGTPRVKLLNDLEATAYGMLSLPADDLVVLHPGRTPARKGHIAVIAAGTGLGEAYLFFDGAQHHPMASEGGHADFAPRNDLEIGLLRYLRDKHRDHVSYERVLSGPGLHSIYEFLRDTGFAPAPDWLEQQIATGDPGAAISEAALTRNEPLASKALDMFCELYGAEAGNMALRALTYGGVYVGGGIAPKILPRLREVFPRGYLDKGRFRHVVEEIPVHVALEPRTALLGAAHYALRL; the protein is encoded by the coding sequence TTGAGCACGACGGAAACCATCCTCGCCGGCGATCTCGGCGGGACCAAGACGCTGCTCGCGCTGTTCCGCGAGCGTCAGGAGCGCTTCGCGCTGATCCGGGAGAAGAGCTTCCCGAGCCGCGCGCACGAGAACTTCGAGGAGATCCTCGACGCGTTTCTCGCCGAGGGGCCGCCCGAGAAGATCGACGCGGCGTGCTTCGACGTCGCGGGGCCCGTGTTCGAAGGGCGCGTCCGCACCACCAACCTGCCGTGGACGCTCGACGAGCGCCTGCTCGCCGACAAGCTCGGCACGCCGCGCGTCAAGCTGCTGAACGACCTCGAGGCGACGGCGTACGGCATGCTGTCGCTGCCGGCGGACGATCTGGTGGTGCTGCACCCGGGGCGCACCCCGGCGCGCAAGGGGCACATCGCGGTCATCGCCGCCGGCACCGGGCTCGGCGAGGCCTACCTGTTCTTCGACGGTGCCCAGCACCACCCGATGGCGTCGGAGGGCGGGCACGCGGACTTCGCGCCGCGCAACGACCTCGAGATCGGGCTGCTGCGCTACCTGCGCGACAAGCACAGGGACCACGTCAGCTACGAGCGCGTGCTCTCCGGCCCCGGTCTGCACTCGATCTACGAGTTCCTACGCGACACCGGGTTCGCGCCCGCGCCCGACTGGCTCGAGCAGCAGATCGCGACGGGCGATCCGGGAGCGGCGATCTCCGAGGCGGCGCTGACGCGCAACGAGCCGCTCGCGAGCAAGGCGCTCGACATGTTCTGCGAGCTCTACGGCGCGGAGGCCGGCAACATGGCGCTGCGCGCGCTCACCTACGGTGGCGTCTACGTCGGCGGCGGGATCGCGCCGAAGATCCTGCCGCGCCTGCGCGAGGTCTTCCCGCGCGGCTACCTCGACAAGGGACGCTTCCGGCACGTGGTCGAGGAGATCCCCGTGCACGTCGCCCTCGAGCCGCGGACGGCGCTGCTCGGCGCCGCGCACTACGCGCTGCGGCTGTAA
- the gnd gene encoding decarboxylating 6-phosphogluconate dehydrogenase, translating into MQLGMIGLGRMGFNIVKRLMRAGHTCVVYDQNQKAVADLVKEGATGAANLDEFVQKLEKPRAAWIMVPAAVTDTVINELAPRLEQGDIIIDGGNSYFRDDRRRAKELLPKGIHYIDCGTSGGVWGLERGYCLMIGGEPEPVKHLDPIFKAIAPGRGNIERTPGAEKLGTAEEGYLHCGPAGAGHFVKMVHNGIEYGLMAAYAEGFDILKNADIDTRPTSVDAETAPRMNHDLDYKINVAAVAEVWRRGSVVASWLLDLAARALAESPGLEEFSGRVSDSGEGRWTIMAAIEEAVPCEVLTSALYARFRSRQDHTFAEKICSAMRFQFGGHLERPSGG; encoded by the coding sequence GTGCAGCTGGGCATGATCGGTCTCGGACGGATGGGCTTCAACATCGTCAAGCGCCTGATGCGCGCCGGGCACACCTGCGTCGTCTACGACCAGAACCAGAAGGCGGTCGCCGACCTGGTGAAGGAAGGAGCGACCGGGGCCGCGAACCTCGACGAGTTCGTGCAGAAGCTCGAGAAGCCGCGCGCCGCGTGGATCATGGTGCCTGCCGCGGTCACCGACACCGTGATCAACGAGCTCGCGCCGCGGCTCGAGCAGGGCGACATCATCATCGACGGCGGCAACTCGTACTTCCGTGACGACCGCCGGCGCGCCAAGGAGCTCCTGCCGAAGGGCATCCACTACATCGACTGCGGGACGAGCGGCGGCGTCTGGGGCCTCGAGCGCGGCTACTGCTTGATGATCGGCGGCGAGCCCGAGCCCGTCAAGCATCTCGATCCGATCTTCAAGGCGATCGCGCCCGGACGCGGCAACATCGAGCGCACGCCCGGCGCGGAGAAGCTCGGCACGGCGGAGGAGGGCTACCTGCACTGCGGACCCGCGGGGGCCGGGCACTTCGTCAAGATGGTGCACAACGGCATCGAGTACGGGCTGATGGCCGCGTACGCCGAGGGCTTCGACATCCTGAAGAACGCGGACATCGACACGCGCCCGACGTCGGTCGACGCCGAGACGGCGCCGCGCATGAACCACGACCTCGACTACAAGATCAACGTCGCGGCGGTCGCCGAGGTGTGGCGGCGCGGCAGCGTGGTCGCGTCGTGGCTGCTCGACCTCGCCGCGCGCGCGCTCGCCGAGAGCCCGGGGCTCGAGGAGTTCAGCGGTCGCGTGTCGGACTCGGGCGAGGGACGCTGGACGATCATGGCGGCGATCGAGGAGGCCGTGCCGTGCGAGGTGCTGACCTCGGCGCTGTACGCGCGCTTCCGCTCGCGCCAGGACCACACGTTCGCCGAGAAGATCTGCTCCGCGATGCGCTTCCAGTTCGGCGGTCACCTCGAGCGACCGTCCGGCGGCTGA
- the tkt gene encoding transketolase → MRAASEPVKEAPSIDLLAINTIRTLSMDAVQAANSGHPGTPMALAPVAYTLWQRFLRYDPNDPIWPNRDRFVLSNGHASMLLYSLLHLAGVKAVNAQYETVGKPAVTLDDIKRFRQLDSKCPGHPEYRWTSGVETTTGPLGQGVATSVGMAIAGKWMASYFNRPGYTMFDYDVYAICGDGCLMEGISNEAASLAGHLALSNLCWIYDNNHITIEGHTALAFSEDVATRFVGLGWNVTRVGDANDVEMLTRALEVFKQTNDRPTLIIVDSHIGYGAPNKQDTSAAHGEPLGEDEIRLAKRNYGWPEDAKFLIPKGVREAFAAGVGKRGGELRKQWMESFKRYKKDYPELADQLYRMQHRQLPEGWDKNLPTFPADPKGLASRDSSGKVLNAVAQSVPWLIGGAADLAPSTKTRLTFEGAGDFEAGSYGGRNLHFGIREHAMGAILNGMALSKVRPFGSGFFIFSDYGRPALRLAALMEIPVIYVFTHDSIGLGEDGPTHQPVEQLPSLRAIPGLITIRPCDANEVTEAWRVIMKLRHEPAALVLSRQALPTLDRTKYASPKGLAQGAYVLADAPGGKPEVLLIASGSEVALCVEAYEQLIARGVGARVVSMPSWELFERQPQKYRDKVLPPDVTARVAVEQASTFGWERYIGPTGHAIGMTTFGASAPIKDLMRKFGFTPENVVAAALKQLGRGARGQRAASVKRPSVSVGTKRASTPAAAKRASASASVKRAGASASAGRPAAKGRKTARAAAKATPRKRATTRRKRR, encoded by the coding sequence GTGCGCGCGGCGAGCGAGCCGGTCAAGGAAGCGCCGTCGATCGACCTGCTCGCGATCAACACAATCCGCACGCTGTCGATGGACGCGGTGCAGGCCGCGAACTCGGGACATCCCGGCACCCCGATGGCGCTCGCGCCGGTGGCGTACACGCTCTGGCAGCGCTTCCTGCGCTACGACCCGAACGACCCGATCTGGCCGAATCGCGACCGCTTCGTGCTGTCGAACGGCCACGCGTCGATGCTGCTGTACTCGCTGCTGCACCTCGCCGGCGTGAAGGCGGTGAACGCGCAGTACGAGACGGTCGGCAAGCCGGCGGTGACGCTCGACGACATCAAGCGCTTCCGCCAGCTCGACTCGAAGTGCCCGGGGCATCCGGAGTACCGCTGGACGTCGGGCGTCGAGACCACGACCGGGCCGCTCGGCCAGGGTGTGGCCACCAGCGTCGGCATGGCGATCGCCGGCAAGTGGATGGCGAGCTACTTCAACCGGCCCGGCTACACGATGTTCGACTACGACGTGTACGCCATCTGCGGCGACGGCTGCCTGATGGAGGGCATCTCGAACGAGGCCGCGTCGCTCGCCGGGCACCTCGCGCTGTCGAACCTCTGCTGGATCTACGACAACAACCACATCACGATCGAAGGCCACACGGCGCTCGCCTTCAGCGAGGACGTCGCGACGCGCTTCGTCGGGCTGGGCTGGAACGTCACCCGCGTCGGCGACGCGAACGACGTCGAGATGCTCACGCGCGCCCTCGAGGTCTTCAAGCAGACCAACGACCGCCCGACGCTGATCATCGTCGACAGCCACATCGGCTACGGCGCGCCGAACAAGCAGGACACCTCGGCGGCGCACGGCGAGCCGCTCGGGGAGGACGAGATCCGGCTCGCGAAGCGCAACTACGGCTGGCCGGAGGACGCGAAGTTCCTGATCCCGAAGGGCGTGCGCGAGGCCTTCGCCGCGGGCGTCGGCAAGCGCGGCGGTGAGCTGCGCAAGCAGTGGATGGAGTCCTTCAAGCGCTACAAGAAGGACTATCCCGAGCTCGCCGACCAGCTCTACCGCATGCAGCACCGTCAGCTGCCCGAGGGCTGGGACAAGAACCTGCCGACGTTTCCGGCCGATCCGAAGGGGCTCGCGAGCCGCGACTCGTCGGGCAAGGTGCTGAACGCGGTCGCGCAGTCGGTGCCGTGGCTGATCGGCGGCGCCGCGGACCTGGCGCCGTCGACCAAGACGCGCCTCACCTTCGAGGGCGCCGGCGACTTCGAGGCCGGCTCCTACGGCGGACGCAACCTCCACTTCGGCATCCGCGAGCACGCGATGGGCGCGATCCTGAACGGCATGGCGCTCTCCAAGGTGCGGCCGTTCGGCTCCGGCTTCTTCATCTTCTCGGACTACGGACGTCCCGCGCTGCGCCTCGCGGCGCTGATGGAGATCCCGGTCATCTACGTCTTCACGCACGACTCGATCGGGCTCGGCGAGGACGGTCCGACGCACCAGCCGGTCGAGCAGCTGCCGTCGCTGCGCGCGATCCCGGGTCTGATCACGATCCGGCCGTGCGACGCGAACGAGGTCACCGAGGCGTGGCGCGTGATCATGAAGCTGCGTCACGAGCCGGCGGCGCTCGTCCTGTCGCGCCAGGCGCTGCCGACGCTCGACCGCACGAAGTACGCGTCGCCGAAGGGGCTCGCGCAGGGCGCCTACGTGCTCGCGGACGCGCCGGGCGGCAAGCCCGAGGTGCTGTTGATCGCGAGCGGCAGCGAGGTCGCGCTGTGCGTCGAGGCGTACGAGCAGCTGATCGCGCGCGGCGTCGGGGCGCGCGTCGTCAGCATGCCGTCGTGGGAGCTCTTCGAGCGTCAACCGCAGAAGTACCGCGACAAGGTGCTGCCGCCCGACGTGACGGCGCGGGTCGCAGTCGAGCAGGCGTCGACGTTCGGCTGGGAGCGCTACATCGGTCCGACGGGGCACGCGATCGGCATGACGACGTTCGGCGCGTCGGCGCCGATCAAGGACCTGATGCGGAAGTTCGGCTTCACGCCGGAGAACGTGGTCGCGGCGGCGCTGAAGCAGCTCGGACGCGGCGCGCGCGGCCAGCGTGCTGCGAGCGTCAAGCGACCGAGCGTGTCGGTCGGCACGAAGCGAGCGAGCACGCCTGCGGCCGCGAAGCGGGCGAGCGCGTCCGCCAGCGTGAAGCGTGCCGGCGCCTCGGCGAGCGCCGGACGGCCGGCGGCCAAGGGACGCAAGACGGCGCGCGCGGCGGCGAAGGCCACCCCGCGCAAGCGAGCCACGACGCGGCGGAAGCGGCGGTGA
- the zwf gene encoding glucose-6-phosphate dehydrogenase produces MVDVLEQNPLAAGLGRVSVPQPNTLVIFGAAGDLTRRKLLPAVYNLALDGLLPASFAVVGFTRRDMDDASFRTFGREAVAKYSRRPLETSHWSDFEQGLFHAKGNLDDPEGYATLRRKLEEVDAARGIPGNRIYYLSVPPSMIATCVDQLSAAGLVQPLEPGKPFTRIIVEKPIGHDLASARKINDDVARVFDERQVFRIDHYLGKETVQNILVLRFANSIFEPLWNQKYIDHVQITVAEEEGVGTRAGYYEEAGALRDMMQNHILQLLCLTAMEPPFSMSADVVRDQKMGVLNCLRPIRPEEVGQHVVRAQYGPGFHHGEEVPGYRREPNVRPDSTTETYVAIKAWIDNWRWAGVPFYLRTGKRMPKRASEIAIQFKPVPSILFNTDASAPLEPDVLVLRIQPDEGLSLRIATKMPGPRVRIYPVKMDFRYGATFGDQSPEAYERLLLDVMAGDATLFMRRDAVEASWAWVTSILDAWQESGAKWLPEYPAGTWGPVEAERLIQDDGREWRTL; encoded by the coding sequence ATGGTCGACGTCCTGGAACAGAATCCTCTGGCGGCCGGCCTGGGCCGCGTCTCGGTGCCGCAGCCCAACACGCTGGTGATCTTCGGCGCCGCGGGCGATCTCACGCGGCGCAAGCTCCTGCCGGCGGTCTACAACCTGGCGCTCGACGGCCTGTTGCCGGCGAGCTTCGCGGTGGTCGGCTTCACGCGGCGCGACATGGACGACGCGTCGTTCCGCACCTTCGGACGCGAGGCGGTCGCCAAGTACTCGCGCCGCCCGCTCGAGACGAGCCACTGGTCGGACTTCGAGCAGGGGCTCTTCCACGCCAAGGGCAACCTCGACGACCCCGAGGGCTACGCGACGCTGCGCCGCAAGCTCGAGGAGGTCGACGCCGCGCGCGGCATCCCCGGCAACCGGATCTACTACCTGTCGGTGCCGCCCAGCATGATCGCGACCTGCGTCGACCAGCTGAGCGCGGCGGGGCTCGTGCAGCCGCTCGAGCCGGGCAAGCCGTTCACGCGCATCATCGTCGAGAAGCCGATCGGCCACGACCTCGCGAGCGCGCGCAAGATCAACGACGACGTCGCGCGCGTGTTCGACGAGCGTCAGGTGTTCCGCATCGACCACTACCTCGGCAAGGAGACGGTGCAGAACATCCTGGTGCTGCGGTTCGCGAACTCGATCTTCGAGCCGCTGTGGAACCAGAAGTACATCGACCACGTGCAGATCACGGTCGCGGAGGAGGAGGGCGTCGGGACGCGCGCCGGCTACTACGAGGAAGCGGGCGCGCTGCGCGACATGATGCAGAACCACATCCTGCAGCTCCTTTGCTTGACGGCGATGGAGCCGCCGTTCTCGATGTCGGCCGACGTCGTGCGCGATCAGAAGATGGGCGTCCTGAACTGCCTGCGGCCGATCCGGCCCGAGGAGGTCGGGCAGCACGTCGTGCGCGCGCAGTACGGACCGGGCTTCCACCACGGCGAGGAGGTCCCCGGCTACCGGCGCGAGCCCAACGTCCGACCCGACTCGACCACCGAGACCTACGTCGCCATCAAGGCGTGGATCGACAACTGGCGCTGGGCGGGCGTTCCGTTCTACCTGCGCACCGGCAAGCGCATGCCGAAGCGCGCGAGCGAGATCGCGATCCAGTTCAAGCCCGTGCCGTCGATCCTGTTCAACACGGACGCCAGCGCGCCGCTCGAGCCCGACGTGCTGGTGCTGCGCATCCAGCCCGACGAGGGGCTGTCGCTGCGCATCGCCACCAAGATGCCTGGGCCGCGGGTGCGGATCTATCCCGTCAAGATGGATTTCCGCTACGGAGCGACCTTCGGTGACCAGTCGCCCGAGGCCTACGAGCGGCTGCTGCTCGACGTCATGGCGGGCGACGCGACGCTGTTCATGCGCCGCGACGCGGTCGAGGCGTCTTGGGCCTGGGTGACGTCGATCCTCGACGCCTGGCAGGAGAGCGGCGCGAAGTGGCTGCCGGAGTACCCGGCCGGCACGTGGGGCCCGGTCGAGGCGGAGCGCCTGATCCAGGACGACGGCCGCGAGTGGAGAACGCTGTGA
- a CDS encoding chalcone isomerase family protein has translation MKTRSSSLTARAVAALALAFALAIAVPIPDSARAATLQGVTFPDTATVGGKTVKLNGMGVRVAYVFVKVYVAGLYLEQTTRDASVAIDSDQPKRMLLQFLREVSHDEMVDAMKEGFEHTGSPALQPQIDQFSGFFTQPLTEGSQVSFDYVPGEGTTVTIGGANKGTIPGADFMKALWGIWLGPEPADASLKEGLLGGGS, from the coding sequence ATGAAGACACGTTCGAGCTCGCTCACGGCGCGCGCCGTCGCCGCCCTCGCCCTCGCGTTCGCGCTGGCCATCGCCGTCCCGATTCCGGACTCGGCCCGCGCCGCGACGCTCCAAGGCGTGACCTTCCCCGACACCGCGACGGTCGGCGGCAAGACCGTCAAGCTCAACGGGATGGGCGTCCGCGTGGCGTACGTGTTCGTCAAGGTCTACGTCGCCGGTCTCTACCTCGAGCAGACGACGCGCGACGCCTCGGTCGCGATCGACAGCGACCAGCCCAAGCGGATGCTGCTGCAGTTCCTGCGCGAGGTCTCGCACGACGAGATGGTCGACGCGATGAAGGAAGGCTTCGAGCACACCGGGTCGCCCGCGCTCCAGCCGCAGATCGACCAGTTCTCGGGCTTCTTCACGCAGCCCCTCACCGAGGGCTCGCAGGTGAGCTTCGACTACGTGCCCGGCGAGGGCACGACGGTGACGATCGGCGGCGCCAACAAGGGCACCATCCCGGGCGCGGACTTCATGAAGGCGCTGTGGGGCATCTGGCTCGGGCCCGAGCCCGCGGACGCGAGCCTCAAGGAGGGTCTGCTCGGCGGCGGCAGCTGA